One region of Cinclus cinclus chromosome 1, bCinCin1.1, whole genome shotgun sequence genomic DNA includes:
- the FAM8A1 gene encoding protein FAM8A1 — protein sequence MEEVAERGRAGAGAAAMAEGGSAAGDEAANAAASSPSPCSSPEGGGTKPLSAAEYARRVHQWLWDSYCGYLGWQGCPPAFLAAAAAAAAAQPPPHAAAAYYSPFYLFAPPPAHTASTGTGPRAPAAATPAWPGAAGAVSPLPRAASGSAAGTSGSSASRDTGRPAGREFLIPSLAHRFIAEMVDFFILFFIKATIILSIMHLSGIKDISKFAMHYIIEEIDEDTSMEDLQKMMIVALIYRLLVCFYEIICIWGAGGATPGKFLLGLRVVTCETSVLIAPSRVLVIPSSNVSMTTSTVRALIKNFSIASFFPAFITLLFFQHNRTAYDIVAGTIVVRRNGVR from the exons ATGGAGGAGGTGGCGGAACGCGGCCGGGCCGGCGCTGGGGCGGCGGCGATGGCGGAGGGCGGCAGCGCCGCCGGAGATGAGGCGGCCAACGCCGCCGCGTCCTCACCATCGCCGTGCTCCTCTCCGGAGGGCGGCGGGACGAAGCCACTGAGCGCGGCGGAGTACGCGCGGCGCGTACACCAGTGGCTGTGGGACTCGTACTGCGGGTacctgggctggcagggctgcccACCCGCCttcctcgccgccgccgccgccgctgccgccgcgcAGCCGCCCCCGCACGCCGCCGCTGCCTACTACAGCCCCTTCTACCTCTTCGCTCCACCACCGGCACATACGGCCTCTACCGGGACGGGGCCCCGCGCCCCCGCCGCTGCCACCCCAGCGTGGCCGGGAGCGGCGGGCGCGGTGTCCCCCTTGCCCAGGGCGGCCTCCGGCAGCGCCGCCGGCACCAGCGGCAGCAGCGCCTCCAGGGACACGGGGCGGCCGGCGG GTCGGGAGTTCCTTATCCCTTCACTGGCACACAGGTTCATAGCAGAGatggtggatttttttattctgttctttatAAAGGCAACCATCATTTTAAGTATTATGCACCTCAGTGGAATAAA GGACATCTCTAAATTTGCCATGCATTACATCATAGAAGAAATAGATGAAGATACGTCCATGGAAGATCTGCAGAAAATGATGATAGTAGCTCTCATCTACAGGTTACTAGTCTGCTTTTATGAG ATAATCTGTATTTGGGGAGCAGGTGGAGCAACCCCAGGGAAATTCTTGCTTGGACTGCGAGTTGTGACATGTGAAACATCTGTACTTATTGCACCCAGCCGTGTGTTAGTCATTCCATCTTCTAATGTCAGTATGACAAC GTCCACAGTACGAGCTTTGATCAAGAATTTTTCTATTGCATCATTTTTTCCTGCGTTCATTACACTGCTGTTTTTCCAGCATAACAGAACAGCCTACGATATTGTAGCAGGAACTATTGTGGTGAGAAGAAATGGAGTCAGATGA